The following proteins come from a genomic window of Syngnathus acus chromosome 15, fSynAcu1.2, whole genome shotgun sequence:
- the zgc:172136 gene encoding FERM domain-containing protein 6 isoform X1, whose translation MTSSVKQQRNICVLLPNKNQLEISIGPKATGQDVFNEAAERLGIKEMHLFGLTVVRDNEHIFLDMEEKLTKYLPKEWKQESGKGFEKRAFPLVLCIKVQYYVENGRLISERKARHLYYSDLRERVLRSECRQQEEVYFQLAGYAMQADLGDHQLPKEGEECVPYFEPKEYFPPWIIAKRGLNYLLCHGPKVHQDLWGMSARDAVLLFIRESCRLEDVPVTFYRLQKDKKEERGTAVLGLTLRGMQVYQEANNIRHLLYDFPWSNVGRLTFLGKKFEIQPDGLPSARKLVYYTGSSFRSRHLLLHLSRSHRIYLSLQPALRHLRQLEESEEKKRYRESYISDDLDLDPPGSESSPGLSRISTGSSGIEADTRQHSISTEMTSMEEEAEQKAEKCSYSAASQVSSSTSGLGSGRKAHTEDEEWKEQEMKADVRQEVVADYPDEMFQMANLLDELSVDCRLFSETKSAENKVCLPEHLLIGDKTSIQVVETKSYASVDRHSQSLDDVSLFAPQSPLGTTLPADSSHSYTFGLSENSADAKTPVAHDYYPFLHCQAKPSFYGHRSTNCLSLDLLEDEYFLEFIL comes from the exons ATGACCTCCTCTGTAAAGCAGCAGAGAAACATTTGTGTTCTTCTCCCCAACAAAAACCAGCTGGAGATCTCTATTGGG CCAAAGGCCACGGGGCAAGACGTTTTCAATGAGGCGGCAGAGCGTCTTGGCATCAAAGAGATGCACTTGTTTGGCCTCACAGTGGTGCGAG ACAACGAGCACATATTTTTAGACATGGAGGAGAAGTTGACCAAGTACTTACCCAAAGAATGGAAGCAAGAGTCCGGAAAG GGTTTTGAGAAGAGAGCCTTTCCTCTTGTGCTGTGCATCAAAGTCCAGTACTATGTTGAGAATGGCAGACTTATTAG CGAACGCAAGGCACGCCATCTCTACTACTCTGACCTACGCGAGCGGGTGTTGCGCTCCGAATGCCGTCAGCAGGAGGAGGTGTACTTCCAGCTAGCAGGTTACGCCATGCAGGCTGACCTCGGGGACCACCAACTGCCCAAGGAGGGGGAAGAGTGTGTCCCTTACTTCGAACCCAAGGAGTACTTTCCTCCATGG ATAATAGCCAAGCGGGGACTGAACTATCTCCTCTGCCATGGCCCCAAAGTGCACCAGGACCTGTGGGGCATGTCGGCACGTGATGccgtcctcctcttcatcagaGAGTCATGTCGACTTGAGGATGTCCCAGTCACATTTTACAGACTGCAAAAG GACAAGAAGGAAGAGAGGGGAACGGCAGTACTCGGCCTGACCCTGAGAGGAATGCAGGTTTATCAG GAGGCGAACAACATCAGACACCTGCTGTATGACTTCCCCTGGTCCAATGTGGGACGACTCACCTTCCTG GGAAAGAAATTTGAGATTCAGCCAGATGGCTTACCATCAGCCAGGAAGCTCGTTTACTACACTGGGTCGTCATTCCGCTCGCGACACCTTCTCTTGCACCTGAGCCGCAGCCATCGCATTTACCTCAGCCTCCAGCCGGCCCTCAGGCACCTCCGCCAGTTAGAGGAGAGTGAAG AAAAAAAGCGTTACAGGGAGTCCTACATCAGCGATGATCTGGATTTGGACCCACCGGGCAGCGAGAGCAGCCCGGGTTTGTCCCGCATTTCCACCGGCAGCTCGGGCATAGAAGCTGACACTCGCCAACACAGCATCTCCACCGAAATGACctccatggaggaggaagcggAACAGAAGGCAGAGAAATGTTCGTACTCCGCAGCCAGCCAAGTCAGCTCCTCCACGTCTGGCCTGGGCAGCGGCAGGAAAGCTCACACAGAGGATGAGGAGTGGAAAGAGCAAG AAATGAAGGCGGATGTCAGACAGGAAGTTGTTGCGGATTATCCAGATGAGATGTTCCAGATGGCTAATCTTCTCGATGAGCTGTCGGTAGATTGCAGACTCTTCTCTGAGACAAAATCGGCAG AGAACAAAGTGTGCCTCCCAGAACATCTCCTAATTGGAGATAAAACTAGTATCcag GTAGTGGAAACTAAATCGTATGCTTCCGTGGACCGGCACAGCCAAAGTCTTGACGATGTCAGTTTGTTCGCACCTCAGTCACCACTAGGGACCACACTGCCAGCCGATTCTTCACACAGCTACACCTTCGGCCTCTCTGAGAACTCAGCGGATGCAAAGACACCCGTGGCTCACGACTATTACCCTTTTTTACATTGCCAAGCCAAACCTTCCTTCTACGGCCACAGGTCTACCAATTGCCTGTCACTGGACCTGTTAGAAGACGAATACTTCCTGGAGTTCATTCTGTGA
- the zgc:172136 gene encoding FERM domain-containing protein 6 isoform X2, producing MTSSVKQQRNICVLLPNKNQLEISIGPKATGQDVFNEAAERLGIKEMHLFGLTVVRDNEHIFLDMEEKLTKYLPKEWKQESGKGFEKRAFPLVLCIKVQYYVENGRLISERKARHLYYSDLRERVLRSECRQQEEVYFQLAGYAMQADLGDHQLPKEGEECVPYFEPKEYFPPWIIAKRGLNYLLCHGPKVHQDLWGMSARDAVLLFIRESCRLEDVPVTFYRLQKDKKEERGTAVLGLTLRGMQVYQEANNIRHLLYDFPWSNVGRLTFLGKKFEIQPDGLPSARKLVYYTGSSFRSRHLLLHLSRSHRIYLSLQPALRHLRQLEESEEKKRYRESYISDDLDLDPPGSESSPGLSRISTGSSGIEADTRQHSISTEMTSMEEEAEQKAEKCSYSAASQVSSSTSGLGSGRKAHTEDEEWKEQEMKADVRQEVVADYPDEMFQMANLLDELSVDCRLFSETKSAGENIYDRTKCASQNIS from the exons ATGACCTCCTCTGTAAAGCAGCAGAGAAACATTTGTGTTCTTCTCCCCAACAAAAACCAGCTGGAGATCTCTATTGGG CCAAAGGCCACGGGGCAAGACGTTTTCAATGAGGCGGCAGAGCGTCTTGGCATCAAAGAGATGCACTTGTTTGGCCTCACAGTGGTGCGAG ACAACGAGCACATATTTTTAGACATGGAGGAGAAGTTGACCAAGTACTTACCCAAAGAATGGAAGCAAGAGTCCGGAAAG GGTTTTGAGAAGAGAGCCTTTCCTCTTGTGCTGTGCATCAAAGTCCAGTACTATGTTGAGAATGGCAGACTTATTAG CGAACGCAAGGCACGCCATCTCTACTACTCTGACCTACGCGAGCGGGTGTTGCGCTCCGAATGCCGTCAGCAGGAGGAGGTGTACTTCCAGCTAGCAGGTTACGCCATGCAGGCTGACCTCGGGGACCACCAACTGCCCAAGGAGGGGGAAGAGTGTGTCCCTTACTTCGAACCCAAGGAGTACTTTCCTCCATGG ATAATAGCCAAGCGGGGACTGAACTATCTCCTCTGCCATGGCCCCAAAGTGCACCAGGACCTGTGGGGCATGTCGGCACGTGATGccgtcctcctcttcatcagaGAGTCATGTCGACTTGAGGATGTCCCAGTCACATTTTACAGACTGCAAAAG GACAAGAAGGAAGAGAGGGGAACGGCAGTACTCGGCCTGACCCTGAGAGGAATGCAGGTTTATCAG GAGGCGAACAACATCAGACACCTGCTGTATGACTTCCCCTGGTCCAATGTGGGACGACTCACCTTCCTG GGAAAGAAATTTGAGATTCAGCCAGATGGCTTACCATCAGCCAGGAAGCTCGTTTACTACACTGGGTCGTCATTCCGCTCGCGACACCTTCTCTTGCACCTGAGCCGCAGCCATCGCATTTACCTCAGCCTCCAGCCGGCCCTCAGGCACCTCCGCCAGTTAGAGGAGAGTGAAG AAAAAAAGCGTTACAGGGAGTCCTACATCAGCGATGATCTGGATTTGGACCCACCGGGCAGCGAGAGCAGCCCGGGTTTGTCCCGCATTTCCACCGGCAGCTCGGGCATAGAAGCTGACACTCGCCAACACAGCATCTCCACCGAAATGACctccatggaggaggaagcggAACAGAAGGCAGAGAAATGTTCGTACTCCGCAGCCAGCCAAGTCAGCTCCTCCACGTCTGGCCTGGGCAGCGGCAGGAAAGCTCACACAGAGGATGAGGAGTGGAAAGAGCAAG AAATGAAGGCGGATGTCAGACAGGAAGTTGTTGCGGATTATCCAGATGAGATGTTCCAGATGGCTAATCTTCTCGATGAGCTGTCGGTAGATTGCAGACTCTTCTCTGAGACAAAATCGGCAGGTGAGAATATCTATGAT AGAACAAAGTGTGCCTCCCAGAACATCTCCTAA